One region of Spiroplasma endosymbiont of Asaphidion curtum genomic DNA includes:
- a CDS encoding IS5 family transposase (programmed frameshift), whose protein sequence is MKFDKFNFINDKELLRLTGIKQSTFNKMLNILKEAELKKFKRGGKNNKLSLENRLLMTLSYWREYRTYFHLGKSFDISEASCYRNIKWIEDILIKHPDFQQLAGKKALINDYFNDKTIIIDATETPIQRPKKTQKQSYSGKKKKHTIKTQVIIEKESKIIIATNFSLGKKHDFCLFKESKIPILKNTKLIVDNGYQGIQKIHSNVLIPKKKTKKNPLNKEQKHNNKLISKMRIIIENIFAILKKFKIITEKYRNRRKRFSLRFNLIASIYNLQL, encoded by the exons ATGAAATTTGATAAATTTAATTTTATTAATGATAAAGAATTATTACGATTAACTGGAATAAAGCAAAGTACTTTTAATAAAATGTTAAATATTTTAAAAGAAGCTGAGTTAAAAAAGTTTAAAAGAGGTGGTAAAAATAATAAATTATCATTAGAAAATAGATTATTGATGACTTTATCATATTGACGAGAATATCGTACTTATTTTCATCTTGGTAAAAGTTTTGATATTAGTGAAGCTAGTTGTTATCGAAATATCAAGTGAATTGAAGATATTTTAATCAAACATCCTGATTTTCAACAACTTGCTGGTAAAAAAGCATTAATAAATGATTATTTTAATGATAAAACAATTATTATTGATGCTACAGAAACACCCATTCAACGCCCAAAAAAGAC ACAAAAACAATCTTATTCAGGAAAAAAGAAAAAACACACTATTAAAACACAAGTAATTATTGAAAAAGAAAGCAAAATAATTATTGCAACAAATTTTTCTCTCGGCAAAAAGCATGATTTTTGTTTATTTAAAGAATCAAAAATCCCAATTTTAAAAAATACTAAATTAATAGTTGATAATGGTTATCAAGGAATACAAAAAATTCATAGTAATGTTCTAATACCTAAGAAAAAAACAAAGAAAAACCCTTTAAATAAAGAACAAAAACATAATAATAAATTAATTTCAAAAATGAGAATTATTATTGAAAATATTTTTGCTATTCTTAAAAAATTTAAAATTATTACTGAAAAATATCGTAATCGTAGAAAACGATTTAGTTTAAGATTTAATTTAATTGCTTCAATTTATAATTTGCAATTATAG